A genomic segment from Anticarsia gemmatalis isolate Benzon Research Colony breed Stoneville strain chromosome 12, ilAntGemm2 primary, whole genome shotgun sequence encodes:
- the LOC142977182 gene encoding uncharacterized protein LOC142977182, producing the protein MPTTIEASLKHKIKESVEIPLLTRCCFCFPLRKGLIAFAYINLILTVIVTSFLSLYISYIRNSSESDQAALASEYARLIADVVALLIEVIMTVAFIVALHRKHVLLMKVYLYFEIVYSIFGFVYSLAFLTKETASELFLILFQLMLQVYLVILIWSSIVKMERDGSVKYSRETDPA; encoded by the exons ACACAAAATAAAGGAGTCAGTGGAAATTCCCCTACTGACAAGATGCTGCTTCTGCTTTCCTCTACGGAAAGGCCTTATCGCCTTCGCCTACATAAACCTG ATCCTGACAGTAATAGTGACGAGTTTCCTCTCCCTCTACATATCGTACATCAGAAACTCATCAGAATCGGACCAGGCGGCGTTAGCGTCAGAGTACGCGAGGTTAATAGCTGATGTTGTCGCTTTACTTATCGAAGTTATTATGACTGTTGCTTTCATCGTGGCGTTACATAga AAACACGTGCTTCTAATGAAGGTGTATTTGTACTTCGAGATCGTGTATTCCATCTTCGGGTTCGTCTACAGCTTAGCTTTCCTCACGAAGGAGACCGCCAGCGAGCTGTTCCTCATTTTATTCCAATTAA TGCTTCAAGTGTACCTGGTGATCTTAATATGGAGCTCAATAGTGAAAATGGAGAGGGACGGCTCAGTAAAGTATTCCAGAGAGACTGATCCCGCCTga
- the LOC142977180 gene encoding uncharacterized protein LOC142977180 isoform X2, whose translation MHSKPPEFPFSMDNIPRVKRFACLSLKNGCIFLALLLILYSLVAIAQTTAMLALTPSGLFPESDQDMDGTLTSVMLIVVGLIHCFTMFLTTMMLIGVIRDKCYLMKPWIVWTSCQLLFGILLFIFWTTNDLINHNQTSLLVYMVYFMALTLRFYMLVLVTSHFKELEEETVNDRLNRLINDEPRYNAL comes from the exons atgcaTTCGA AACCCCCAGAGTTCCCGTTCTCGATGGACAATATTCCAAGAGTGAAGCGCTTCGCGTGCCTCTCCCTCAAAAATGGCTGCATATTCCTGGCTTTACTTCTTATt TTATACTCCCTCGTGGCCATAGCACAAACGACAGCGATGTTGGCGCTAACTCCGTCCGGCTTGTTCCCCGAGTCAGACCAGGACATGGACGGTACATTGACCTCCGTGATGCTGATAGTCGTCGGCCTGATCCACTGCTTCACCATGTTTCTCACTACTATGATGCTTATTGGCGTTATAAGG GATAAATGCTATCTAATGAAGCCGTGGATCGTGTGGACTTCGTGTCAGTTGCTGTTTGGTATCTTGCTGTTCATTTTTTGGACAACCAACGACCTGATCAACCATAACCAGACCTCTTTACTGGTATACATGGTCTACTTCATGGCTCTTA CTCTCCGATTCTACATGCTAGTATTAGTCACAAGTCACTTCAAAGAGTTGGAAGAAGAAACAGTGAATGATCGTCTCAACCGCCTCATAAACGACGAACCACGATACAACGCACTCTAa
- the LOC142977180 gene encoding uncharacterized protein LOC142977180 isoform X1, which yields MRTCFFRNVFLRRCKPPEFPFSMDNIPRVKRFACLSLKNGCIFLALLLILYSLVAIAQTTAMLALTPSGLFPESDQDMDGTLTSVMLIVVGLIHCFTMFLTTMMLIGVIRDKCYLMKPWIVWTSCQLLFGILLFIFWTTNDLINHNQTSLLVYMVYFMALTLRFYMLVLVTSHFKELEEETVNDRLNRLINDEPRYNAL from the exons ATGCGTACATGTTTTTTTCGGAACGTTTTCCTTCGACGTTGTA AACCCCCAGAGTTCCCGTTCTCGATGGACAATATTCCAAGAGTGAAGCGCTTCGCGTGCCTCTCCCTCAAAAATGGCTGCATATTCCTGGCTTTACTTCTTATt TTATACTCCCTCGTGGCCATAGCACAAACGACAGCGATGTTGGCGCTAACTCCGTCCGGCTTGTTCCCCGAGTCAGACCAGGACATGGACGGTACATTGACCTCCGTGATGCTGATAGTCGTCGGCCTGATCCACTGCTTCACCATGTTTCTCACTACTATGATGCTTATTGGCGTTATAAGG GATAAATGCTATCTAATGAAGCCGTGGATCGTGTGGACTTCGTGTCAGTTGCTGTTTGGTATCTTGCTGTTCATTTTTTGGACAACCAACGACCTGATCAACCATAACCAGACCTCTTTACTGGTATACATGGTCTACTTCATGGCTCTTA CTCTCCGATTCTACATGCTAGTATTAGTCACAAGTCACTTCAAAGAGTTGGAAGAAGAAACAGTGAATGATCGTCTCAACCGCCTCATAAACGACGAACCACGATACAACGCACTCTAa
- the LOC142977235 gene encoding uncharacterized protein LOC142977235: MLRHTYLLLFACLNFAQGAVQTKRSASHIPTHHTYSEYYNRVAIPVPQPVPISVPRAVPYPVHVGVPVDQPRPVAVPIPQPVPHIITRPVAVPVDRPFPYPVAQPVPVSITQGVGIPVPQPYAVGVPAPVPVRVPQAVPVPVSVVAGGLGGLGGGIGLGGISGGLGSIGSLGIGGYGHGVSSSVVSQPIVSSSYGGSIGHDSGHHY, translated from the exons ATGTTACGACACACTTAT cTCCTACTGTTCGCGTGCCTGAACTTCGCTCAAGGCGCCGTACAAACCAAACGAAGTGCATCCCACATACCTACACATCACACGTACTCCGAATACTACAACCGAGTAGCAATACCCGTACCACAACCAGTACCTATCAGTGTCCCTCGAGCCGTACCATACCCCGTACATGTTGGCGTACCAGTTGACCAACCGCGCCCCGTAGCTGTTCCAATACCACAACCTGTTCCTCATATCATCACAAGACCAGTCGCCGTACCAGTTGATAGACCGTTTCCTTACCCAGTAGCCCAGCCTGTTCCAGTATCCATCACTCAAGGAGTTGGAATACCTGTTCCACAGCCGTACGCTGTCGGTGTACCTGCTCCGGTACCTGTAAGAGTACCACAAGCTGTTCCAGTACCAGTTTCTGTTGTAGCTGGTGGATTAGGTGGACTCGGAGGAGGGATAGGTTTAGGAGGGATTTCGGGAGGGTTAGGGTCTATTGGGTCTTTGGGTATAGGAGGGTACGGCCATGGAGTCTCTTCCTCTGTTGTGTCTCAACCAATTGTGTCCAGCAGTTACGGAGGTTCGATCGGACATGACAGTGGAcatcattattaa